From a single Sus scrofa isolate TJ Tabasco breed Duroc chromosome 13, Sscrofa11.1, whole genome shotgun sequence genomic region:
- the MOBP gene encoding myelin-associated oligodendrocyte basic protein isoform X2, with amino-acid sequence MSQKVAKEGPRLSKNQKFSEHFSIHCCPPFTFLNSKREIVDRKYSICKSGCFYQKKEEDWICCACQKTRTSRRATSPQRPKRQPAAPPAVVRAPAKPRSPPRSERQPRPRPEARPPPAKQRPAQKPKQPPRSSPNRGPGTSRGGSPIKATRFW; translated from the exons ATGAGTCAGAAAGTAGCTAAGGAGGGCCCCAGACTCTCCAAGAACCAGAAGTTCTCCGAGCACTTCAGCATACATTGCTGCCCGCCATTCACCTTCCTCAACTCCAAACGCGAGATTGTGGATCGCAAATACAGCATTTGTAAAAGTGGCTGCTTCTaccagaagaaagaggaggactGGATCTGCTGTGCCTGCCAGAAGACCAG AACCAGCCGCCGTGCAACGTCCCCTCAGAGGCCCAAGCGCCAGCCAGCTGCACCCCCCGCGGTGGTCAGAGCACCAGCCAAGCCACGGTCCCCTCCAAGGTCTGAACGTCAGCCACGCCCCCGCCCAGAAGCCCGACCTCCACCAGCCAAGCAGCGCCCCGCTCAGAAGCCCAAGCAGCCGCCGCGCAGCAGCCCAAACAGAGGGCCAGGCACCAGTCGTGGGGGGTCCCCCATCAAAGCTACTAGGTTCTGGTAA
- the MOBP gene encoding myelin-associated oligodendrocyte basic protein isoform X3: MSQKVAKEGPRLSKNQKFSEHFSIHCCPPFTFLNSKREIVDRKYSICKSGCFYQKKEEDWICCACQKTRTSRRATSPQRPKRQPAAPPAVVRAPAKPRSPPRSERQPRPRPEARPPPAKQRPAQKPKQPPRSSPNRGPGTSRGGSPIKATRF; the protein is encoded by the exons ATGAGTCAGAAAGTAGCTAAGGAGGGCCCCAGACTCTCCAAGAACCAGAAGTTCTCCGAGCACTTCAGCATACATTGCTGCCCGCCATTCACCTTCCTCAACTCCAAACGCGAGATTGTGGATCGCAAATACAGCATTTGTAAAAGTGGCTGCTTCTaccagaagaaagaggaggactGGATCTGCTGTGCCTGCCAGAAGACCAG AACCAGCCGCCGTGCAACGTCCCCTCAGAGGCCCAAGCGCCAGCCAGCTGCACCCCCCGCGGTGGTCAGAGCACCAGCCAAGCCACGGTCCCCTCCAAGGTCTGAACGTCAGCCACGCCCCCGCCCAGAAGCCCGACCTCCACCAGCCAAGCAGCGCCCCGCTCAGAAGCCCAAGCAGCCGCCGCGCAGCAGCCCAAACAGAGGGCCAGGCACCAGTCGTGGGGGGTCCCCCATCAAAGCTACTAGGTTCTG
- the MOBP gene encoding myelin-associated oligodendrocyte basic protein isoform X1 — translation MSQKVAKEGPRLSKNQKFSEHFSIHCCPPFTFLNSKREIVDRKYSICKSGCFYQKKEEDWICCACQKTRTSRRATSPQRPKRQPAAPPAVVRAPAKPRSPPRSERQPRPRPEARPPPAKQRPAQKPKQPPRSSPNRGPGTSRGGSPIKATRLKRKSKPTPRKK, via the exons ATGAGTCAGAAAGTAGCTAAGGAGGGCCCCAGACTCTCCAAGAACCAGAAGTTCTCCGAGCACTTCAGCATACATTGCTGCCCGCCATTCACCTTCCTCAACTCCAAACGCGAGATTGTGGATCGCAAATACAGCATTTGTAAAAGTGGCTGCTTCTaccagaagaaagaggaggactGGATCTGCTGTGCCTGCCAGAAGACCAG AACCAGCCGCCGTGCAACGTCCCCTCAGAGGCCCAAGCGCCAGCCAGCTGCACCCCCCGCGGTGGTCAGAGCACCAGCCAAGCCACGGTCCCCTCCAAGGTCTGAACGTCAGCCACGCCCCCGCCCAGAAGCCCGACCTCCACCAGCCAAGCAGCGCCCCGCTCAGAAGCCCAAGCAGCCGCCGCGCAGCAGCCCAAACAGAGGGCCAGGCACCAGTCGTGGGGGGTCCCCCATCAAAGCTACTAG